The proteins below come from a single Chryseobacterium nepalense genomic window:
- the odhB gene encoding 2-oxoglutarate dehydrogenase complex dihydrolipoyllysine-residue succinyltransferase — MSVLEMKVPSPGESITEVEIATWLVKDGDYVEKDQPIAEVDSDKATLELPAEESGVITLKAEEGDVVQVGQVVCLIDMDAAKPSGSAAPAAEAPKQEEAPKAAEPAKQEAPVQQPVAQPAAATQTYATGAPSPAAKKILDEKGMDAAQVSGSGRDGRITKSDAELAAVPALGGNPVTATGSRSTTTTKLSVLRRKIAQRLVSVKNETAMLTTFNEVDMSEIFRLRKLYKEEFAQRHGVGLGFMSFFTKAVTRALQMYPDVNASIDGDFKVNYDFCDISIAVSGPKGLMVPVLRNAENMSFASVEANIKDLATKVRDGKITVDEMTGGTFTITNGGTFGSMMSTPIINPPQSAILGMHNIIQRPVAVDGQVVIRPMMYVAMSYDHRIIDGKESVGFLVAVKEAIDNPVGILMNGDERKGLGL; from the coding sequence ATGTCAGTTTTAGAAATGAAAGTTCCTTCACCGGGCGAATCAATTACAGAAGTTGAAATTGCAACCTGGCTTGTAAAAGATGGTGATTATGTAGAGAAAGATCAACCCATCGCGGAGGTAGATTCAGACAAAGCAACGCTGGAATTGCCTGCTGAAGAAAGCGGTGTAATTACTTTAAAAGCTGAAGAAGGGGATGTGGTACAGGTAGGACAAGTGGTTTGCTTAATCGATATGGATGCTGCAAAACCTTCAGGAAGTGCTGCTCCTGCTGCTGAAGCTCCAAAACAGGAAGAAGCTCCAAAAGCTGCTGAGCCTGCTAAACAGGAAGCACCGGTTCAACAACCTGTTGCTCAACCTGCTGCTGCAACACAAACCTATGCAACGGGCGCTCCGTCTCCTGCAGCTAAAAAAATCCTTGATGAAAAAGGAATGGACGCTGCACAGGTTTCAGGAAGCGGAAGAGATGGAAGAATCACAAAATCAGATGCTGAACTTGCTGCTGTTCCTGCATTGGGAGGAAACCCGGTTACCGCTACAGGTTCAAGATCTACCACTACTACAAAACTTTCAGTTCTTAGAAGAAAAATAGCACAGAGATTAGTTTCTGTGAAGAACGAGACGGCGATGCTAACAACATTCAATGAAGTTGACATGTCCGAAATCTTTAGATTAAGAAAATTATATAAAGAAGAATTTGCTCAGAGACACGGTGTTGGACTTGGTTTCATGTCTTTCTTCACAAAAGCGGTTACAAGAGCATTGCAAATGTACCCGGACGTTAATGCATCCATCGACGGAGATTTCAAAGTAAATTATGATTTCTGCGATATTTCAATTGCCGTTTCAGGTCCTAAAGGATTAATGGTTCCTGTATTGAGAAATGCGGAAAACATGTCTTTTGCCAGTGTTGAGGCGAACATCAAAGATCTTGCTACAAAAGTAAGAGATGGGAAAATTACAGTTGACGAAATGACAGGGGGTACTTTTACCATTACCAATGGTGGTACATTCGGTTCAATGATGTCAACACCGATTATTAATCCTCCGCAATCTGCAATTCTTGGAATGCACAATATCATTCAAAGACCAGTAGCTGTTGACGGGCAGGTGGTTATCCGCCCAATGATGTATGTAGCAATGTCTTACGACCACAGAATTATCGATGGAAAAGAGTCTGTTGGATTCCTGGTTGCGGTAAAAGAAGCCATTGACAATCCGGTAGGAATTTTAATGAACGGGGACGAAAGAAAAGGCCTGGGCTTATAA
- a CDS encoding 3'-5' exonuclease, which produces MDFCAIDFETATHERNSACELGVCIVQDSKIIETRTWLIKPPSFPYFNPFNVDVHGIVADDVKDAPTFDEIWYEVEEMMYGTLMIAHNAGFDAGVLRGCLNHYGIFTPKLNYLCSIQLAKKSWNYLPRYGLKHLAEYHQLSFNHHRAGDDAEVCAKISLLAFEKLFLSSNEEISDVMKLKIKKL; this is translated from the coding sequence ATGGATTTTTGTGCAATAGATTTTGAGACCGCTACGCACGAGAGAAATTCTGCATGTGAACTGGGAGTTTGTATCGTACAGGATTCAAAAATTATCGAAACCAGGACATGGCTCATTAAACCGCCGAGTTTCCCTTATTTTAATCCTTTTAATGTTGACGTACACGGAATTGTGGCAGACGACGTAAAAGACGCTCCTACTTTCGATGAAATCTGGTATGAAGTGGAAGAAATGATGTACGGAACTTTAATGATTGCACACAACGCAGGTTTTGACGCCGGTGTATTACGCGGTTGCCTGAATCATTACGGAATATTTACTCCAAAGCTGAATTATTTATGCAGCATTCAGCTGGCCAAAAAATCATGGAATTATTTACCGAGGTACGGACTGAAACATTTGGCAGAATATCATCAGTTAAGCTTTAACCATCATAGAGCGGGCGATGATGCAGAGGTGTGTGCAAAAATATCTTTACTGGCTTTTGAAAAGCTGTTTCTAAGCAGTAATGAGGAAATAAGTGATGTTATGAAATTAAAAATAAAAAAACTTTAA
- the rpsR gene encoding 30S ribosomal protein S18, producing MAIDEMAKQASAGGESEVKFLTPLDINTKSEKKYCRFKKYGIKHVDYKDADFLLQFVNEQGKILPRRYTGTSLKYQRKVSAAIKRARHLALLPYVADLLK from the coding sequence ATGGCAATAGACGAAATGGCTAAACAAGCCTCAGCTGGAGGAGAATCTGAAGTAAAATTCCTTACTCCGCTTGATATCAATACAAAATCTGAAAAGAAATATTGTAGATTCAAAAAATACGGAATTAAGCACGTTGATTACAAAGATGCTGATTTCTTATTACAGTTCGTAAACGAACAAGGTAAAATCTTACCAAGAAGATACACTGGAACTTCTTTAAAATACCAAAGAAAAGTTTCTGCTGCAATCAAAAGAGCAAGACACCTTGCGTTACTACCATACGTAGCTGACTTATTGAAATAA
- the rpsF gene encoding 30S ribosomal protein S6: protein MNNYETVFILTPVLSEAQVEEAVNKYVDLIKEKNCEIVAKENWGLKKLAYPIQLKKNGFYTLIEFKGEGSVVADLELAFKRDERVIRYLTTKLDKHAVDYAVTRRAKVKAAKA from the coding sequence ATGAACAATTACGAAACTGTTTTCATTTTAACTCCCGTTCTATCTGAAGCTCAGGTGGAGGAAGCAGTGAACAAGTATGTAGATCTTATCAAAGAAAAGAACTGCGAAATCGTTGCTAAAGAAAACTGGGGATTAAAAAAATTAGCTTACCCGATCCAATTGAAAAAGAACGGATTTTACACTTTAATTGAATTTAAAGGTGAAGGTTCTGTAGTAGCTGATCTAGAATTAGCATTCAAGCGTGACGAGAGAGTAATCCGTTACCTTACTACAAAACTAGACAAACATGCTGTTGACTACGCTGTAACTAGAAGAGCAAAAGTAAAAGCAGCTAAAGCTTAA
- the rplI gene encoding 50S ribosomal protein L9, translated as MDIILKKDVENLGLEFDTVSVKPGYARNFLIPQGYALLATPKNKAALEATLEARKEEEAKLIAAANAVVEQLKKTSITIPAKVGSGDKLFGSINNADLSAALGKAGVSVEKKYIKIPGNTIKRTGKVTANIRLHRNVEYNFEFDIVSDAPVEAAPAKKEEAKSEEA; from the coding sequence ATGGACATTATCCTAAAAAAAGACGTAGAAAATTTAGGTCTTGAATTCGACACTGTAAGCGTAAAGCCAGGTTATGCTAGAAACTTCTTAATTCCTCAGGGATACGCACTTTTAGCAACTCCTAAAAATAAAGCAGCTCTTGAAGCTACTTTGGAAGCAAGAAAAGAAGAAGAAGCTAAGTTAATCGCTGCTGCAAACGCTGTAGTTGAACAATTGAAAAAAACTTCTATTACTATTCCTGCAAAAGTAGGTTCTGGTGATAAATTATTCGGATCTATCAACAATGCAGATCTTTCTGCAGCTCTTGGAAAAGCAGGAGTTTCTGTAGAGAAGAAATACATCAAAATCCCAGGAAATACAATCAAGAGAACTGGTAAAGTAACGGCTAACATCAGACTACACAGAAATGTAGAATACAATTTCGAATTCGATATCGTATCTGATGCTCCGGTAGAAGCTGCTCCTGCTAAAAAAGAAGAAGCAAAATCTGAAGAAGCTTAA
- a CDS encoding 2-oxoglutarate dehydrogenase E1 component, with product MDRFSFLNAAHSQLIEDLYQQYLKFPDSLEPSWKAFFQGFDFALENYGEDDYSQYTQAPAASAPVVQQAAQAASNGEVPEHIKKEFKVVNLIEAYRTRGHLFTKTNPVRERRHYTPTLDIENFGLDKSDLNTKFNCAVETGMKGPATLQELITHLENIYCDSIGVEYMHINNVEEKDFIKKWIQVNENHPGLSANEKTEILLKLNQAVAFENYLHTKFVGQKRFSLEGGETLIPALDQLISRSSQLGVDEVVLGMAHRGRLNVLTNIFGKSYKQIFSEFEGKEFEEDVFSGDVKYHLGSSKKIKTASGEEVSINLTPNPSHLETVAALVEGICRAKVDDKYKGDYSKILPIVIHGDGAIAGQGIAYEVAQMMTLEGYRTGGTVHIVVNNQVSFTTNYMDARSSTYCTDIAKVTESPVMHVNADDAEAVVHAIHFAADFRAKFGKDVYIDLLGYRKYGHNEGDEPRFTQPNLYKIISKHPNPREIYKDKLLKDSVTSNDVIAKMETEFKALLDENFDASKEIEKNVMDVFMADDWTNYPIAKRGAVQDSVDTKYDLEKLKELAVKMSTLPADKKFLNKITRLFENRIKAIEADSLDWALGEWLAYATLLVEGHNIRISGEDVERGTFSHRHAVVKTEDTEEEYIPLRHVSESRFDVYNSHLSEYGVLGFDYGYAMASPNTLTIWEAQFGDFVNGAQIIVDQYLAAAEEKWKIQDGLVMLLPHGSEGQGAEHSSARLERFLTLCANENMVVANITSPANYFHLLRRQLKWSFRKPLIVMSPKSLLRHPKVVSPLEDFANGGFQPILDDPSADPKKVEKLVLCSGKLYFELLAKKEELNAENIALVRFEQLYPLQNNAIEAIFEKYSNRKEIVWAQEEPENMGAWSYILRNFRDTGIQVIAPVPSGAPAPGSHKMFEKNQNAVINRVFDRNDAPVKRPVTA from the coding sequence ATGGACAGATTTTCATTCCTAAACGCAGCTCATTCTCAGTTAATTGAGGATTTATACCAACAGTATTTAAAATTTCCCGATTCTTTAGAACCATCATGGAAGGCCTTTTTTCAAGGTTTCGATTTTGCTTTGGAGAATTACGGGGAAGACGATTATAGTCAGTACACACAGGCCCCGGCTGCTTCTGCTCCGGTAGTACAGCAGGCAGCACAGGCTGCATCAAACGGTGAGGTTCCTGAGCATATCAAAAAAGAATTTAAGGTGGTAAACCTTATCGAAGCGTACAGAACGAGAGGACATCTGTTTACGAAAACAAACCCTGTTAGAGAAAGAAGACATTATACTCCGACTTTAGATATCGAAAACTTCGGCCTTGATAAGTCGGATTTAAATACAAAATTCAATTGTGCAGTTGAAACAGGGATGAAGGGTCCTGCAACGTTACAAGAGCTTATCACACACCTTGAGAATATCTATTGTGATTCTATCGGGGTAGAGTATATGCACATCAACAACGTTGAAGAAAAAGATTTTATTAAAAAATGGATCCAGGTTAACGAAAACCATCCAGGTCTTTCAGCAAATGAAAAAACTGAGATTTTATTAAAATTAAATCAGGCTGTTGCATTTGAAAATTATCTTCATACAAAATTTGTCGGACAAAAAAGATTTTCTCTTGAAGGTGGTGAAACATTGATTCCTGCATTGGATCAGTTAATTTCAAGATCTTCACAGTTGGGCGTTGATGAGGTTGTTTTAGGAATGGCGCACAGAGGAAGGCTGAATGTTCTTACCAATATTTTCGGAAAGTCTTACAAGCAAATCTTCTCGGAGTTTGAAGGAAAAGAATTTGAAGAAGACGTATTCTCGGGAGATGTAAAATACCATTTAGGTTCATCTAAAAAAATTAAAACAGCTTCAGGAGAGGAAGTTTCCATCAATCTTACCCCGAATCCGTCTCACCTTGAAACGGTTGCTGCTCTTGTAGAAGGAATCTGCCGTGCAAAAGTAGATGATAAGTACAAAGGTGATTATTCTAAAATTTTACCGATCGTAATCCATGGTGACGGCGCTATTGCCGGACAGGGTATTGCTTACGAAGTTGCCCAGATGATGACACTGGAAGGTTACAGAACAGGTGGTACGGTTCATATCGTAGTTAATAATCAGGTTTCCTTCACAACGAATTACATGGATGCAAGATCTTCAACATATTGTACAGATATTGCAAAAGTTACGGAATCTCCTGTAATGCACGTAAATGCTGATGATGCAGAAGCTGTTGTTCATGCCATCCACTTTGCTGCTGATTTCAGAGCGAAATTCGGTAAAGATGTGTACATTGATTTGTTAGGATACAGAAAATACGGACACAACGAAGGGGATGAGCCAAGATTTACGCAGCCGAATCTTTATAAAATCATTTCAAAACATCCGAACCCAAGAGAGATCTATAAAGATAAATTGTTGAAAGACAGCGTAACCTCAAATGATGTTATTGCTAAAATGGAAACGGAATTCAAAGCGCTTTTAGATGAAAATTTCGATGCATCCAAAGAAATAGAAAAAAACGTGATGGATGTATTCATGGCAGATGACTGGACCAATTATCCAATCGCCAAAAGAGGCGCAGTTCAGGATTCTGTTGATACAAAATATGACCTTGAAAAGCTGAAAGAACTGGCCGTTAAAATGTCTACGCTTCCTGCTGATAAAAAGTTCCTAAACAAAATTACAAGACTTTTTGAAAACAGGATTAAAGCAATCGAAGCCGATTCTTTAGACTGGGCTTTAGGAGAATGGCTGGCTTATGCAACCCTTTTAGTGGAAGGCCATAACATAAGAATTTCCGGGGAAGATGTAGAAAGAGGAACCTTCTCACACAGACATGCTGTGGTAAAGACTGAAGATACGGAAGAAGAATATATCCCGCTAAGACACGTTTCAGAAAGCAGATTTGATGTGTATAACTCTCATCTTTCAGAATATGGGGTTTTAGGTTTCGATTACGGTTATGCAATGGCTTCACCTAATACTTTAACCATTTGGGAAGCTCAGTTCGGAGATTTCGTAAACGGTGCCCAGATTATTGTTGATCAGTATCTGGCTGCTGCAGAAGAAAAGTGGAAAATTCAGGATGGTTTGGTAATGCTATTGCCACACGGTTCGGAAGGTCAGGGAGCGGAACACTCTTCTGCAAGACTGGAAAGATTCCTTACCTTATGTGCCAATGAAAATATGGTGGTTGCCAATATCACTTCTCCTGCAAACTATTTCCATTTATTAAGAAGACAGCTGAAATGGTCATTCAGAAAGCCGTTAATCGTAATGAGTCCTAAATCATTGCTAAGACATCCGAAAGTAGTTTCTCCACTTGAAGATTTTGCAAACGGAGGTTTCCAGCCAATTCTTGATGATCCTTCTGCAGATCCTAAAAAAGTTGAAAAATTAGTGCTTTGTTCAGGAAAATTATACTTTGAATTACTAGCTAAAAAAGAAGAGCTGAATGCTGAAAATATTGCATTGGTAAGGTTCGAGCAGTTATACCCTTTACAGAATAACGCTATTGAAGCCATCTTCGAAAAATATTCAAACAGAAAAGAAATTGTTTGGGCTCAGGAAGAACCTGAAAATATGGGAGCATGGTCTTATATCCTGAGAAACTTCAGAGATACAGGAATCCAGGTAATCGCTCCGGTTCCAAGCGGTGCTCCGGCTCCCGGAAGTCACAAAATGTTTGAGAAAAATCAGAATGCAGTGATCAACAGAGTATTCGACAGAAATGATGCTCCGGTAAAAAGACCTGTAACCGCTTAA
- a CDS encoding SRPBCC domain-containing protein encodes MRFFKIIAAIILLLIGAYAASMYYFVDESKDFTIEKEINYPVEKVFNQFNNLQNFTRWNNFFTSSSSVDIDYYTPYEGQGSSISYTDPKNDTNGEMFLRYENPNRTLRYQLFEDNNESPTVVDVKFKAVAAEKTKITWIVHTPKLSVLRRVENFWTEDRFAENINKSMINLNNVLGNKVEKDNQMAAIKYDSLMVENEEEKLLLGINVSTSNKKDALYRNIVMNYNKIYNYTTMDLGKKEDEFGFPVMITDADNYKDKEVSYFLGIPLSKKFGLTDNNFSFRTQSPTQNYIMYYKGTYDGRIKAIQQLIQKAKKDEMRFGDIRQTFLERPVEDGDVNMKLSLSVFK; translated from the coding sequence ATGCGTTTCTTTAAAATCATAGCAGCTATTATTTTATTACTGATCGGGGCTTATGCGGCTTCCATGTATTATTTTGTGGATGAAAGCAAAGATTTTACAATCGAAAAAGAAATCAATTATCCGGTAGAAAAAGTTTTTAACCAGTTTAATAATCTTCAGAATTTTACAAGGTGGAATAATTTCTTCACCAGTTCAAGTTCCGTTGATATTGATTATTATACACCCTATGAAGGGCAGGGAAGTTCCATAAGCTATACAGACCCGAAAAATGATACGAACGGGGAAATGTTCCTCCGCTACGAAAATCCAAACAGAACCTTACGCTATCAGCTCTTTGAAGACAACAATGAAAGTCCTACTGTGGTTGATGTGAAATTTAAGGCCGTAGCTGCAGAAAAAACAAAAATCACCTGGATTGTACATACTCCTAAACTGTCTGTTTTAAGACGCGTTGAAAACTTCTGGACAGAAGACCGTTTTGCTGAAAATATTAATAAAAGCATGATTAATCTCAACAATGTTTTAGGCAATAAAGTTGAAAAAGACAATCAGATGGCAGCTATAAAATACGATAGCCTTATGGTTGAAAATGAGGAAGAAAAGCTTCTCCTGGGAATTAACGTAAGCACTTCCAACAAAAAAGATGCGCTCTACAGAAATATTGTGATGAATTATAACAAAATTTATAATTACACCACGATGGATCTGGGCAAAAAAGAGGATGAATTTGGTTTTCCGGTAATGATCACGGATGCCGACAATTATAAAGATAAGGAAGTTTCTTATTTTCTTGGAATTCCTTTGTCTAAAAAATTCGGGCTTACGGATAACAATTTCAGTTTCAGGACTCAATCTCCTACGCAAAACTATATCATGTATTACAAAGGGACTTATGACGGGAGAATAAAAGCAATTCAGCAGCTTATTCAGAAAGCCAAAAAAGATGAGATGCGTTTTGGTGATATCCGGCAGACGTTTTTGGAACGCCCGGTAGAGGATGGAGATGTGAATATGAAACTCTCATTATCAGTATTTAAGTAA
- a CDS encoding glycosyltransferase family 2 protein: MSKKLAVVILNWNGKSWLEKFLPDVVRFSPQSDIYVIDNLSTDNSIAFLLNHFPEVKVIKNDKNYGFAGGYNEGLKHVDNEIYCLLNSDVEVTENWTGPAIELLEKNPDIAAVQPKILSYDRKNYFEFAGAAGGLIDNLGYPYCRGRVFDDIEEDHGQYNDEAEIFWASGCCLFIRSKDFWEQNGFDERFFAHQEEIDLCWRLINSGKKIFYTGKSEVFHVGGGTLNKQSAKKTFLNMRNNLLMLLKNLPFPQLIAVIFSRLCLDGFAALYFGYKYGISHFWAVGRAHFAFYTYIPGTWKRRKKNQKHQFYQSKWLIFKHFLK, encoded by the coding sequence ATGTCAAAAAAATTAGCGGTTGTCATATTAAACTGGAACGGAAAATCATGGCTGGAAAAATTTCTTCCGGACGTAGTTCGTTTCTCTCCTCAATCTGATATTTATGTGATCGACAATCTTTCAACAGATAATTCTATTGCTTTTTTACTGAACCATTTTCCAGAAGTAAAAGTTATTAAAAACGATAAAAATTACGGTTTCGCAGGCGGATATAATGAAGGTTTGAAGCATGTCGACAACGAAATATACTGTCTTCTCAATTCTGATGTTGAAGTGACTGAAAACTGGACAGGTCCTGCGATTGAATTGCTGGAAAAAAATCCCGATATAGCAGCGGTACAGCCGAAAATCTTGTCATACGACAGAAAAAATTATTTTGAATTTGCAGGTGCCGCAGGTGGACTGATTGATAATTTGGGATATCCATATTGCAGAGGAAGAGTTTTTGATGACATTGAGGAAGATCACGGACAATATAATGATGAAGCTGAAATTTTCTGGGCTTCGGGATGCTGCTTATTTATCCGTTCAAAAGATTTTTGGGAACAAAACGGTTTTGATGAACGCTTTTTTGCCCATCAGGAAGAAATTGATCTCTGCTGGAGATTAATTAATTCAGGAAAAAAGATTTTTTATACCGGAAAATCTGAAGTTTTTCACGTTGGTGGCGGAACATTGAATAAGCAAAGTGCAAAAAAAACGTTCCTTAATATGAGGAATAACCTTTTAATGCTTTTGAAAAATTTACCGTTTCCACAGTTAATTGCCGTAATATTTTCAAGGCTTTGTCTTGACGGATTCGCTGCTTTATATTTTGGTTACAAATACGGAATCTCTCATTTTTGGGCAGTAGGAAGAGCGCATTTTGCTTTTTATACTTATATTCCCGGAACATGGAAAAGGCGGAAGAAGAATCAGAAACATCAATTTTATCAATCCAAATGGTTGATTTTTAAACATTTTTTGAAATGA
- a CDS encoding thioredoxin family protein, whose translation MKKLSLIGFLGLSFFAFSQNIKPADERKNDEKSLLVKPDHSELDAKKKAAEEKAKLPKPYDPKADAEKDIQNLIAKAKKEKKNIMIQAGGNWCIWCLRFNQFVQTTPELKSIVDKNYEYYHLNYSPDNKNEKVFEAYGNPGEKFGYPVFIILDKNGKMIHVQQSDVLEEGKGYSLEKVKEFFKQWAPKS comes from the coding sequence ATGAAAAAATTATCACTAATAGGTTTTTTGGGATTAAGTTTTTTTGCCTTTTCTCAAAATATTAAGCCGGCAGACGAAAGAAAAAATGATGAAAAGTCATTGTTGGTAAAGCCAGATCATTCTGAACTGGATGCTAAAAAGAAAGCTGCGGAAGAAAAGGCTAAATTACCAAAGCCATATGATCCGAAAGCTGATGCTGAAAAAGATATTCAGAACCTTATTGCTAAAGCAAAAAAAGAGAAAAAGAATATAATGATCCAGGCTGGCGGAAACTGGTGTATCTGGTGTCTTAGATTCAACCAGTTTGTACAAACAACACCGGAGCTGAAATCAATTGTTGATAAGAACTACGAATACTATCACCTCAATTATTCCCCTGACAACAAAAATGAAAAAGTTTTTGAAGCCTATGGAAATCCCGGCGAAAAATTCGGTTATCCTGTGTTCATTATTCTGGATAAAAACGGCAAAATGATCCATGTTCAGCAGAGTGACGTGTTGGAAGAAGGTAAAGGGTACAGCCTTGAAAAAGTAAAAGAGTTTTTTAAGCAATGGGCTCCAAAGTCATAA
- the apaG gene encoding Co2+/Mg2+ efflux protein ApaG → MMFSKMTSNIKVSVIPEYDSKNSYPSENRYVFKYNITIENDGSFPIKILKRKWLIFDVGFGYTEIIGDGVIGLTPEIAVSENFAYFSNVMLRSGVGNMSGKYLVRNMETQENFEIDIPKFNLLSEVLSN, encoded by the coding sequence ATGATGTTCTCCAAAATGACCTCCAATATCAAAGTTTCAGTAATACCTGAATATGATAGCAAAAACAGTTATCCATCTGAAAACAGATATGTTTTCAAGTATAACATTACGATCGAAAATGACGGAAGCTTTCCGATAAAGATTTTAAAGCGAAAATGGCTGATTTTCGATGTGGGATTCGGCTATACGGAAATCATCGGAGACGGTGTTATAGGCTTAACACCCGAAATTGCTGTCAGTGAAAATTTTGCCTATTTTTCCAATGTAATGCTTCGTTCCGGAGTCGGAAATATGAGTGGAAAATACCTCGTAAGAAATATGGAAACCCAGGAAAATTTTGAAATTGATATTCCGAAATTTAATTTGCTATCAGAAGTTTTAAGCAATTAA
- a CDS encoding lysophospholipid acyltransferase family protein, with product MNFLIKILNLISKLPLKILYVFSDIMFFLNYYLVGYRKNVITKNLKNSFPEKSEQEIKEIRKKFYRNFSDYLVETIKSFGISETESRVRMQHINQEVFHEAKQEGKNIILLAGHVFNWEWINALAKIIPQDHCHPVYRKVNSDFWENQMKNVRNKFGNEALEAKEVILNIVRSRNDGSSAYMFVADQTPHFAHITYGLEFLNQRTPVFTGYDRLATKMDLAFIYCEMKKVKRGFYQVNYHRIYPDGEKFVEHEVVKKFHKLLENTINKRPDNYLWSHRKWKYQDSIKNFDSEKI from the coding sequence ATGAATTTTCTGATAAAAATATTAAACTTGATTTCCAAGCTTCCTCTGAAAATATTATATGTTTTTTCAGATATTATGTTCTTTCTGAATTATTATTTGGTAGGCTATCGGAAAAATGTAATTACTAAAAATCTTAAAAACTCCTTCCCCGAAAAATCTGAACAGGAAATAAAAGAAATAAGAAAAAAATTCTACCGTAATTTTTCTGATTATCTGGTAGAAACCATTAAATCTTTTGGTATTTCAGAAACGGAATCAAGAGTAAGGATGCAGCATATTAACCAGGAAGTTTTCCATGAAGCAAAACAAGAAGGGAAAAACATCATCTTATTGGCAGGGCATGTATTCAATTGGGAATGGATTAATGCTTTGGCGAAAATAATTCCGCAGGACCACTGCCATCCCGTGTATAGAAAAGTAAACAGTGATTTCTGGGAAAATCAGATGAAAAATGTCCGAAATAAATTCGGCAATGAAGCGCTTGAAGCAAAAGAAGTAATCCTTAATATTGTACGGTCCAGGAACGACGGAAGCTCGGCCTACATGTTTGTGGCGGACCAGACTCCGCATTTTGCCCATATCACCTATGGCTTGGAATTTCTTAATCAGAGAACTCCTGTTTTTACAGGCTACGACAGACTGGCAACGAAAATGGATCTTGCCTTCATTTATTGCGAGATGAAGAAGGTGAAACGCGGGTTCTATCAGGTCAATTACCACAGAATCTATCCGGATGGAGAAAAATTTGTTGAACATGAAGTAGTAAAAAAATTCCATAAATTACTGGAAAATACAATTAATAAACGTCCCGACAATTATCTCTGGTCTCATAGAAAGTGGAAATATCAGGATTCTATTAAAAATTTTGATTCTGAAAAAATTTAG